Proteins encoded in a region of the Raphanus sativus cultivar WK10039 chromosome 8, ASM80110v3, whole genome shotgun sequence genome:
- the LOC108810216 gene encoding uncharacterized protein LOC108810216 isoform X4 — translation MNVKLGGELMWMDFIMVDVNVNSNLFMNSDSVSGFVIHRTSSCVAEVNLMFCFVPVLSSLWAARNIVLLAVPALFFTVLLL, via the exons ATGAATGTAAAACTTGGTGGGGAGCTTATGTGGATGGATTTTATCATGGTGGATGTTAAC GTGAACTCTAACCTGTTTATGAATTCTGATAGTGTTTCCG GATTTGTTATCCACCGTACGAGTAGTTGTGTTGCTGAAGTCAACCTGATGTTCTGTTTCGTCCCTGTTTTGTCTTCTCTTTGG GCAGCCCGGAACATTGTGCTTCTTGCTGTTCCAGCCCTGTTTTTCACGGTGCTGTTGCTGTAG
- the LOC108810216 gene encoding uncharacterized protein LOC108810216 isoform X3, with protein MNVKLGGELMWMDFIMVDVNVNSNLFMNSDSVSGFFAGFVIHRTSSCVAEVNLMFCFVPVLSSLWAARNIVLLAVPALFFTVLLL; from the exons ATGAATGTAAAACTTGGTGGGGAGCTTATGTGGATGGATTTTATCATGGTGGATGTTAAC GTGAACTCTAACCTGTTTATGAATTCTGATAGTGTTTCCG GGTTCTTTGCAGGATTTGTTATCCACCGTACGAGTAGTTGTGTTGCTGAAGTCAACCTGATGTTCTGTTTCGTCCCTGTTTTGTCTTCTCTTTGG GCAGCCCGGAACATTGTGCTTCTTGCTGTTCCAGCCCTGTTTTTCACGGTGCTGTTGCTGTAG
- the LOC108810216 gene encoding uncharacterized protein LOC108810216 isoform X1 encodes MNVKLGGELMWMDFIMVDVNVNSNLFMNSDSVSGFFAGFVIHRTSSCVAEVNLMFCFVPVLSSLWANHQKVREKPLLSVLVFFHAARNIVLLAVPALFFTVLLL; translated from the exons ATGAATGTAAAACTTGGTGGGGAGCTTATGTGGATGGATTTTATCATGGTGGATGTTAAC GTGAACTCTAACCTGTTTATGAATTCTGATAGTGTTTCCG GGTTCTTTGCAGGATTTGTTATCCACCGTACGAGTAGTTGTGTTGCTGAAGTCAACCTGATGTTCTGTTTCGTCCCTGTTTTGTCTTCTCTTTGG GCCAATCACCAAAAAGTTCGAGAGAAGCCACTTCTATCTGTTTTAGTATTTTTCCAT GCAGCCCGGAACATTGTGCTTCTTGCTGTTCCAGCCCTGTTTTTCACGGTGCTGTTGCTGTAG
- the LOC108810216 gene encoding uncharacterized protein LOC108810216 isoform X2: MNVKLGGELMWMDFIMVDVNVNSNLFMNSDSVSGFVIHRTSSCVAEVNLMFCFVPVLSSLWANHQKVREKPLLSVLVFFHAARNIVLLAVPALFFTVLLL; this comes from the exons ATGAATGTAAAACTTGGTGGGGAGCTTATGTGGATGGATTTTATCATGGTGGATGTTAAC GTGAACTCTAACCTGTTTATGAATTCTGATAGTGTTTCCG GATTTGTTATCCACCGTACGAGTAGTTGTGTTGCTGAAGTCAACCTGATGTTCTGTTTCGTCCCTGTTTTGTCTTCTCTTTGG GCCAATCACCAAAAAGTTCGAGAGAAGCCACTTCTATCTGTTTTAGTATTTTTCCAT GCAGCCCGGAACATTGTGCTTCTTGCTGTTCCAGCCCTGTTTTTCACGGTGCTGTTGCTGTAG